A single window of Nocardia sp. NBC_01327 DNA harbors:
- a CDS encoding 3-oxoacyl-ACP synthase III family protein produces MSTETVSLIDVAGYLPETIVPADYFAQYADAEDVTANIMFKSPKFRHHIAPGESPADMAERAVAPLLARQGRDILRDIDILIVHTQLPETAIVGNGGEVAARLGIDPEWLIDLHNGGCAAFVHAMKLARQIMVSTDAKAALIVNIQNAAGQIFTQEQVRGKPQAAIPGDGAGAGLLVKNGDSPILDIETRHLPQFAGQMTVLADPPRKYWEAGPGQMHVGFTESKIAKVLGRGNKIVPEVALAVCKRLGVPSSELDLLITNQPNRAFLRNWRDALQLPQERHPDTFDECGNLFGAGIPVTFDRAVDEGRVAAGSLVMLAGFAHAGDFAAAAAVRWGGR; encoded by the coding sequence ATGAGCACCGAAACCGTCAGCCTCATCGATGTCGCCGGGTATCTACCCGAAACAATCGTTCCCGCAGACTATTTCGCGCAGTACGCGGATGCGGAGGATGTCACCGCGAACATCATGTTCAAGTCGCCGAAGTTCCGTCACCATATCGCGCCGGGAGAGTCGCCCGCCGATATGGCCGAGCGCGCGGTGGCCCCGCTGCTCGCCCGCCAGGGCCGGGATATCTTGCGCGACATCGACATTCTGATCGTGCACACCCAGCTGCCGGAGACGGCCATTGTCGGCAACGGCGGTGAAGTGGCCGCGCGCCTGGGCATCGATCCCGAATGGCTGATCGATCTGCACAATGGCGGCTGTGCGGCCTTCGTGCACGCCATGAAGCTGGCCCGGCAGATCATGGTGAGCACCGATGCCAAGGCGGCGCTCATCGTCAATATCCAGAACGCGGCCGGTCAGATCTTCACCCAGGAGCAGGTGCGCGGTAAGCCGCAGGCCGCCATTCCCGGTGACGGGGCGGGCGCGGGACTGCTTGTGAAGAACGGTGATTCGCCGATTCTCGATATCGAGACCCGGCACCTGCCGCAGTTCGCGGGACAGATGACCGTGCTCGCCGATCCGCCCCGCAAGTACTGGGAGGCCGGGCCGGGACAGATGCATGTGGGCTTCACCGAATCCAAGATCGCCAAGGTGCTCGGCCGCGGTAACAAGATCGTGCCCGAGGTGGCGCTGGCGGTATGCAAGCGGCTCGGCGTCCCCTCCAGCGAGCTGGATCTGCTGATCACCAATCAGCCCAACCGGGCCTTCCTGCGCAACTGGCGCGATGCGCTGCAACTGCCGCAGGAACGGCATCCCGATACCTTCGACGAGTGCGGAAACCTTTTCGGCGCGGGCATTCCCGTCACCTTCGACCGTGCGGTCGACGAGGGCCGCGTCGCCGCCGGATCGCTGGTGATGCTGGCCGGATTCGCGCATGCGGGCGATTTCGCGGCGGCTGCCGCGGTGCGCTGGGGCGGACGCTGA
- a CDS encoding pyridoxal phosphate-dependent aminotransferase, with amino-acid sequence MAPLAWIGHQLQLNENPYGPPPSVREALSAALSSANRYPEFLPQRLPRLIAERLGVAPDCIVVGAGATGVIMHIVQEFGSGGSSVVMAVPTFDGYPILTAMAGGRPVTVPLMLDGRQDLDAIAEAVDEQTRLVVLCSPHNPTGTLITPPEFEKFLLRIPPAVTVVLDEAYVDFVAPGERIDVLTLLDEHPNLLVLRTFSKAYGLAALRVGYAVGAPALIERVARWQLPFGMNALAEVAVRACYAAEPEIAERVTVIGEHRRRLTAGLRELGLCVPDSYANFSYLTLPGPDIDRVGTALAGANIHVKHYPTGLRITVGDRVATDAVLHTVRSTVQ; translated from the coding sequence ATGGCTCCCCTCGCCTGGATCGGGCATCAGTTACAGCTCAATGAAAACCCCTATGGCCCACCGCCTTCCGTCCGCGAGGCACTATCGGCCGCACTCTCCTCCGCGAACCGGTATCCGGAATTCCTGCCGCAGCGCCTGCCCCGGCTCATTGCCGAACGGCTCGGCGTCGCACCCGACTGCATAGTGGTGGGCGCGGGGGCGACCGGCGTGATCATGCATATCGTGCAGGAGTTCGGTTCCGGCGGTTCGAGTGTCGTCATGGCGGTGCCGACCTTCGACGGATATCCGATCCTGACGGCCATGGCCGGCGGTCGACCGGTGACGGTGCCGCTCATGCTGGACGGGCGGCAGGATCTGGACGCCATCGCCGAGGCGGTGGACGAGCAGACCCGGCTGGTGGTGCTGTGCAGTCCGCACAATCCGACCGGAACACTCATCACGCCACCGGAATTCGAGAAGTTCCTGCTTCGGATACCGCCCGCGGTCACCGTCGTGCTGGATGAGGCGTATGTGGATTTTGTCGCGCCGGGTGAGCGCATCGACGTGCTGACACTGCTCGACGAGCATCCGAATCTGCTTGTCCTGCGCACCTTTTCGAAGGCATACGGGCTCGCGGCACTGCGGGTCGGCTATGCCGTCGGCGCTCCGGCGCTGATCGAGCGGGTGGCCCGCTGGCAGCTGCCCTTCGGCATGAACGCACTCGCCGAGGTCGCGGTGCGGGCCTGCTACGCGGCGGAACCGGAGATCGCCGAACGGGTGACGGTCATCGGCGAGCATCGGCGCCGGCTCACCGCCGGACTGCGCGAGCTCGGCCTGTGCGTACCCGACAGCTACGCCAATTTCTCCTATCTGACCCTGCCCGGCCCGGATATCGATCGGGTCGGAACCGCCTTGGCGGGGGCGAACATCCACGTCAAGCACTATCCGACCGGTTTGCGCATCACCGTGGGCGACCGGGTGGCCACCGACGCGGTTCTCCATACCGTGCGCAGTACAGTGCAGTAA
- a CDS encoding MarR family winged helix-turn-helix transcriptional regulator has translation MSENPSSEPAGHRVGADEEIDYALLSLSAQLCFALYSTSRSMTAAYRPFLDDMKLTYPQYLVLLTLWERPGITMKELGEQIHLDYGTLSPLVQRLQAGGLVESVRSVADGRAVVLHATPASQQLQGPAQRMIHAVLDSVGIPLEDIEALRDQVNALGLRLDAMVTAARAR, from the coding sequence ATGTCAGAAAATCCGTCTTCCGAACCCGCAGGGCACCGGGTCGGAGCGGACGAGGAGATCGACTACGCACTGTTGTCGCTGAGTGCACAGCTGTGCTTTGCGCTGTACTCCACGTCGCGGTCCATGACCGCTGCCTACCGTCCCTTCCTGGACGATATGAAACTCACCTATCCGCAGTACCTGGTGCTGCTGACGCTGTGGGAACGTCCGGGCATCACCATGAAGGAGCTGGGCGAGCAGATCCACCTCGACTACGGCACCCTCTCGCCGCTGGTACAGCGGTTGCAGGCCGGTGGCCTGGTCGAGAGTGTGCGCAGCGTCGCGGACGGGCGTGCGGTCGTGCTGCACGCCACCCCCGCCAGTCAGCAATTGCAGGGGCCCGCGCAGCGCATGATCCACGCGGTGCTGGATTCCGTCGGCATCCCGCTGGAAGATATCGAGGCGCTCCGGGACCAGGTCAACGCCCTGGGACTGCGGCTCGACGCCATGGTCACCGCGGCCCGCGCTCGCTGA
- a CDS encoding AMP-dependent synthetase/ligase — protein sequence MGSTSVAQREFEAPASYAIAEGAALTDVVDGLAAHSPDFVAFQRPATDGWSDVTAAQFAAEVRAVAKGLIASGVQAGDRVAIMAATRYEWTLIDYAIWTAGACTVAIYDSSSTDQARWIVEDSGTKLLIVENERHADTVADIATADLLETLRIDAGAVDELVERGAAVDDSVLAERRAQVGSASAATLIYTSGTTGRPKGVVLTHANLLAESLSGKIALRHLLAEGKTTLMFLPLAHVFARAIAVGSLAAKVTVAHTSDWSTLTTQFASYKPDFILAVPRVFEKVYNGAKQQAHDSGKGRIFDLAADTAIAWSEAQESGGASLPLRLKHALFDKLVYSKLRAALGGRCTGAVSGGGPLGARLGHFFRGIGVPVYEGYGLTETSAAITVNTVSHMRVGTVGRPIEGNAVSIADDGEVLLRGSVVFDGYWHNDAASAEAITEGWFHTGDLGALDADGYLSITGRKKEIIVTAAGKNVSPAPMEDTLRAHPLIGQCMIVGDNKPFIGVLITLDRDALPGWRDRNSIPADVTIEALTTNPALVAEIEAAVADSNTKVSKAESIKKIRILSADWTQETGELTPKLSLRRAVVLEKYAPEVAAIYS from the coding sequence ATGGGATCAACCTCGGTTGCACAGCGCGAATTCGAGGCGCCGGCGTCGTACGCCATCGCCGAGGGTGCGGCGCTGACCGATGTCGTCGACGGCCTCGCCGCGCATTCGCCGGATTTCGTGGCCTTCCAGCGGCCCGCCACCGACGGGTGGAGCGATGTGACGGCCGCGCAGTTCGCCGCCGAGGTGCGGGCGGTGGCCAAGGGGCTCATCGCCTCCGGTGTGCAGGCCGGGGATCGGGTCGCCATCATGGCCGCGACCCGGTACGAGTGGACGCTCATCGACTACGCCATCTGGACCGCCGGGGCGTGCACGGTCGCCATCTACGATTCCTCGTCGACCGATCAGGCGCGCTGGATCGTCGAGGATTCGGGCACGAAGCTGCTGATCGTGGAGAACGAGCGGCATGCGGACACCGTCGCCGATATCGCGACGGCCGACCTGCTCGAGACGCTGCGCATCGATGCGGGTGCGGTGGACGAGCTCGTCGAACGCGGTGCCGCCGTTGACGACAGCGTGCTCGCCGAGCGCCGGGCCCAGGTCGGGTCCGCCTCCGCGGCGACGCTCATCTACACCTCGGGCACCACCGGCCGTCCCAAGGGTGTGGTGCTCACGCACGCGAACCTGCTGGCCGAGTCGCTGTCCGGCAAGATCGCGCTGCGGCATCTGCTCGCCGAGGGCAAGACGACCCTCATGTTCCTGCCGCTCGCGCACGTCTTCGCGCGTGCCATCGCGGTGGGCTCGCTGGCGGCCAAGGTGACCGTCGCGCACACGTCCGACTGGTCCACCCTGACCACCCAATTCGCTTCGTACAAGCCGGATTTCATCCTGGCCGTGCCCCGGGTGTTCGAGAAGGTCTACAACGGCGCGAAGCAGCAGGCGCACGACAGCGGTAAGGGGCGCATCTTCGATCTGGCCGCGGATACCGCCATCGCCTGGAGCGAGGCGCAGGAGTCCGGCGGCGCGAGTCTGCCGCTGCGCCTGAAGCACGCGCTCTTCGACAAGCTCGTCTACTCGAAACTCCGTGCCGCCCTGGGTGGTCGCTGCACCGGCGCGGTCTCCGGCGGCGGTCCGCTCGGCGCGCGCCTCGGCCACTTCTTCCGTGGCATCGGCGTCCCCGTGTACGAGGGCTACGGCCTCACCGAGACCAGTGCGGCCATTACCGTGAATACGGTGTCGCACATGCGAGTCGGCACCGTCGGCCGCCCGATCGAAGGCAATGCGGTCAGCATTGCCGACGACGGCGAAGTCCTGCTGCGGGGTTCCGTGGTCTTCGACGGCTACTGGCACAATGACGCCGCCAGCGCCGAAGCGATTACCGAAGGCTGGTTCCACACAGGCGATCTCGGCGCCCTGGATGCCGACGGCTACCTCTCCATCACCGGCCGCAAAAAGGAAATCATCGTCACCGCCGCCGGCAAGAACGTCTCTCCGGCCCCCATGGAAGACACCCTCCGCGCCCACCCCCTCATCGGCCAGTGCATGATCGTCGGCGACAACAAGCCCTTCATCGGCGTCCTCATCACCCTCGACCGCGACGCCCTCCCCGGCTGGCGCGACCGCAACAGCATCCCCGCCGACGTCACCATCGAAGCCCTCACCACCAACCCCGCCCTGGTAGCGGAAATCGAAGCCGCAGTGGCCGATTCCAACACCAAGGTCTCAAAAGCCGAGTCCATCAAAAAGATCCGCATCCTCTCCGCCGACTGGACCCAGGAAACCGGCGAACTAACCCCCAAACTCTCCCTCAGACGCGCAGTCGTCCTGGAGAAGTACGCCCCCGAGGTAGCCGCCATCTACTCCTGA
- a CDS encoding serine hydrolase domain-containing protein yields the protein MNSRRRWMGGVGAALTIAACTLVSPVAAADPAASSCADPAGADAFGRSDPAAAGIDPTALSDAIDFGSSKGAYAIQVYRHGCLVGDRTGTGNLPLPLASASKGVASVAIGRAITMGYFSLDDPLGKFFPQADPAHAALTVRQVLNQTTGLRFSWAADIAGIATDEVLQNLEAPFAFEPGTTFQYSQAVLVLLPKIVEITTGMDFQDFVQRELMSPLGIDRGNWIWLRDRSGNTAVNGGMAMRADDIARLGQLMLDNGHWGDRQLIDPDYIRQAQQPTAANGGYGFLFWLNAGDSYKTATVPTAKVFEHAMFPGAPRDLYSFVGALGQFVAIIPSRDMVIVRLGVPAGIDPNNVQTSLAAESNPDNKEFLRRVTASVSDVPAEPYDEPYHYNDNFGPVVGSLDDLAFWTDPAQVAQILLGTGPYASGNCNILWCNGKLVPQDIFAATLDTGAQLAAALLALNHGQR from the coding sequence ATGAACTCTCGCCGACGCTGGATGGGTGGTGTCGGCGCCGCCCTCACCATTGCCGCATGCACCCTCGTCTCCCCCGTCGCCGCGGCCGATCCGGCCGCGAGCAGCTGCGCCGATCCCGCGGGCGCCGACGCCTTCGGGCGCAGTGATCCGGCGGCGGCGGGTATCGATCCCACGGCGCTGTCCGATGCCATCGACTTCGGTTCCAGCAAGGGCGCCTACGCCATTCAGGTGTATCGGCACGGTTGCCTGGTGGGCGATCGCACCGGCACCGGAAATCTGCCACTGCCGCTGGCCAGCGCCTCCAAGGGTGTCGCCTCGGTAGCCATCGGGCGGGCCATCACCATGGGGTATTTCAGCCTCGACGATCCGCTCGGAAAGTTCTTCCCGCAGGCCGATCCGGCGCACGCGGCGCTGACTGTGCGCCAGGTCCTCAATCAGACCACGGGATTGCGTTTCAGCTGGGCTGCCGATATCGCGGGGATCGCCACCGACGAGGTGCTCCAAAACCTGGAAGCGCCTTTCGCTTTCGAGCCCGGCACCACTTTCCAATACAGCCAGGCGGTGCTGGTGCTGCTGCCCAAGATCGTGGAAATCACCACCGGCATGGACTTCCAGGACTTCGTGCAGCGGGAACTGATGTCCCCCTTGGGTATCGACCGCGGCAATTGGATCTGGTTGCGCGATCGCAGCGGGAATACCGCGGTCAACGGCGGGATGGCCATGCGCGCGGACGATATCGCCCGCCTCGGCCAGCTCATGCTCGACAACGGCCACTGGGGTGATCGGCAATTGATCGATCCCGACTACATTCGCCAGGCGCAGCAGCCCACCGCGGCCAATGGCGGCTACGGATTCCTCTTCTGGCTCAATGCCGGTGACTCCTACAAGACCGCCACCGTGCCCACCGCCAAGGTCTTCGAGCACGCCATGTTCCCCGGCGCCCCGCGCGATCTGTACTCCTTCGTCGGCGCACTGGGCCAGTTCGTCGCCATCATCCCCAGCCGCGATATGGTCATCGTCCGCCTCGGCGTCCCCGCGGGCATCGACCCGAACAATGTGCAGACCTCCCTCGCGGCCGAATCCAATCCCGACAACAAGGAATTCCTCCGCCGCGTCACCGCATCGGTCTCCGACGTCCCCGCCGAGCCCTACGACGAGCCGTACCACTACAACGATAATTTCGGCCCGGTGGTCGGCAGCCTCGACGATCTCGCCTTCTGGACCGACCCCGCGCAGGTGGCCCAAATCCTGCTGGGCACCGGCCCCTACGCCTCCGGCAACTGCAATATCCTCTGGTGCAACGGCAAACTCGTCCCCCAGGACATCTTCGCCGCCACCCTCGACACCGGCGCCCAACTGGCCGCCGCCCTTCTGGCCCTGAACCACGGCCAGCGCTAG
- a CDS encoding poly(ethylene terephthalate) hydrolase family protein, with protein sequence MRVLAPRRAVATVLAAATVFACSWGATAAADEPAPAATAQSLYGGMGTHPVATAVRTNPCQDSVVGMFQHIAVHLFGNTDDMTCTQAFPNGLESPAGVNTYYPADIADLGSAPLIVFTGGIDANPGMYDRLVRQWVSNGFVVTVPYEWFNSLAYVPAAGLAVAIGADRDPNSPLFQRIDLSRTIFAGHSAGGGAAQQIATLLPPVASAIDPALRVAGVLAIEPGPVAVGALFDAPTLYLTGYNDFVVPDFAWVRWWQYNVTFNAPAWIADARGVSHFSPVDGIENYRSAGTAVAWLRYIAFGDETAKHFFVRPDWALPSDTTYFSVERNALANALH encoded by the coding sequence ATGAGGGTTTTGGCACCGCGGCGCGCCGTGGCGACAGTACTGGCCGCGGCGACCGTATTCGCCTGCTCGTGGGGGGCGACGGCCGCGGCCGATGAGCCCGCGCCCGCGGCGACGGCGCAGAGCCTCTACGGGGGTATGGGGACCCATCCGGTGGCGACCGCGGTGCGGACGAATCCGTGCCAGGACTCCGTCGTCGGCATGTTCCAGCACATTGCCGTGCACCTGTTCGGCAATACCGACGATATGACCTGTACGCAGGCGTTTCCGAACGGACTCGAATCGCCGGCCGGCGTGAACACCTACTATCCGGCCGATATCGCCGATCTGGGCAGTGCGCCACTCATCGTGTTCACGGGCGGGATCGATGCCAATCCGGGGATGTACGACCGGCTGGTGCGGCAGTGGGTGAGCAATGGGTTCGTCGTGACGGTGCCCTACGAGTGGTTCAACTCGCTGGCCTATGTGCCCGCCGCCGGATTGGCCGTGGCGATCGGGGCCGATCGTGATCCGAATTCTCCGCTGTTCCAGCGAATCGACCTGTCGCGCACCATCTTTGCCGGGCATTCCGCCGGTGGCGGTGCGGCGCAGCAGATTGCCACCCTGCTGCCGCCGGTGGCATCGGCCATCGATCCCGCGCTGCGGGTGGCGGGCGTGCTGGCCATCGAGCCCGGACCGGTGGCGGTCGGTGCGCTGTTCGACGCGCCGACGCTGTACCTCACCGGCTACAACGATTTTGTGGTGCCGGACTTCGCCTGGGTGCGGTGGTGGCAGTACAACGTGACGTTCAATGCGCCGGCGTGGATTGCCGATGCGCGTGGCGTCAGCCATTTCTCGCCGGTCGACGGAATCGAGAACTATCGATCCGCCGGTACCGCGGTGGCGTGGCTGCGGTATATCGCCTTCGGCGACGAGACCGCGAAGCACTTCTTCGTCCGACCGGATTGGGCACTGCCCAGCGACACAACGTATTTCAGTGTCGAGCGCAATGCGCTCGCGAACGCACTCCACTGA
- a CDS encoding condensation domain-containing protein, translating into MEYTHLSEFALRPGALTLWHPELAPGHAWTPDERPLTSVHVRHCQETDAGDTRPGRGRWIGTIFEMDAPFHAEQWRETVRLWHARHEGLRTTLETHADPEPQRLVCAAAAVTIADLPVPGITAPEVISEYLCDALELRLSPLVWPHCLLATVEHTDTADFTVLVAADHSVMDAYSQAIVILELRTLYRSVTRGEPARESATFGSAADFAALERTAAAALTTGCESVRLWRRFLDGSGGMLPRFEPAIAPGCTTSSALPQTSISRKLLSLSELEHIEMAVAARGHRLSVAVFTALAIAYRRTFGYISMRAIMPIATRPDLQWLESMGWFVNVVPLDLTLAPDLDLDSALETTRTELRRTKVANDATWTRALELLNCTDHPRFGISFLDIRVLPDYELVESLRGHTLRAESYSGDEVFFWVVRAADGLRLSTRFPAAFPTAEMDRFLGEFTRAIREFAIPAVPDVSRAPSSPVVNGRPPVVGNTPVPQLVSAPAQG; encoded by the coding sequence ATGGAATACACACACCTGTCCGAATTTGCTTTGCGCCCCGGCGCATTGACCCTCTGGCACCCCGAGCTCGCCCCCGGCCATGCGTGGACGCCGGATGAAAGGCCGCTCACCAGCGTGCATGTCCGGCACTGCCAGGAAACCGACGCCGGTGACACCCGGCCCGGCCGAGGCCGCTGGATCGGCACGATCTTCGAAATGGACGCGCCGTTCCACGCCGAACAGTGGCGGGAGACCGTGCGACTGTGGCACGCCCGCCACGAGGGCCTGCGCACCACGCTCGAGACCCACGCCGATCCCGAACCGCAGCGGCTGGTCTGCGCCGCGGCGGCTGTCACCATTGCCGATCTGCCGGTGCCCGGCATCACCGCTCCCGAGGTGATCAGCGAATACCTCTGCGACGCATTGGAATTGCGCCTCTCCCCGCTGGTGTGGCCGCACTGCCTGCTCGCCACCGTCGAGCACACCGACACCGCCGACTTCACCGTGCTGGTCGCCGCCGACCACTCGGTCATGGACGCGTATTCGCAGGCCATCGTCATTCTGGAATTGCGCACGCTCTACCGATCGGTGACTCGCGGCGAACCGGCGCGGGAATCGGCCACCTTCGGCAGTGCCGCGGATTTCGCGGCCCTGGAGCGCACCGCCGCCGCCGCGCTCACCACCGGCTGCGAATCCGTCCGGCTGTGGCGGAGGTTCCTGGACGGATCGGGCGGCATGCTGCCCCGATTCGAACCCGCCATCGCACCGGGATGCACCACCTCCTCTGCACTGCCGCAGACCAGTATCTCGCGAAAACTGTTGTCGCTCAGCGAACTCGAACATATCGAGATGGCGGTCGCGGCGCGCGGACACCGGCTGTCCGTCGCAGTCTTCACCGCACTGGCCATCGCCTACCGCCGCACCTTCGGCTACATCTCCATGCGGGCGATCATGCCGATCGCCACCCGGCCGGATCTCCAGTGGCTCGAATCCATGGGCTGGTTCGTGAATGTCGTCCCCCTCGACCTCACGCTCGCACCGGATCTGGATCTCGACAGTGCCCTGGAAACAACCCGTACCGAACTGCGCCGGACCAAGGTCGCCAACGACGCCACCTGGACGCGCGCGCTGGAACTGCTGAACTGCACCGATCATCCGCGATTCGGCATCTCGTTCCTGGATATCCGTGTCCTGCCCGATTACGAACTCGTCGAATCCCTGCGCGGCCACACCCTACGGGCCGAGTCCTACTCAGGTGACGAGGTCTTCTTCTGGGTGGTTCGCGCCGCCGACGGACTGCGCCTGTCCACCCGCTTCCCCGCGGCCTTCCCCACCGCGGAGATGGATCGGTTCCTCGGTGAATTCACCCGCGCCATCAGAGAATTCGCGATCCCTGCTGTACCGGATGTCAGCAGGGCGCCCTCCTCTCCTGTCGTGAACGGCAGACCGCCGGTGGTGGGTAATACCCCCGTGCCGCAGCTGGTTTCGGCTCCGGCGCAGGGCTGA
- a CDS encoding glycosyltransferase: protein MKVLLAFAGSRGDAQPGVLLGRELANRGHRVTVAVSPNLVEFAAAHGVSAVSFGLDSAELLRAQQADRRFAAWNPIERVRALRDLQRRGFSEAARDLLDISSDTDLLVTGMACEEVAAEVARRRGLPSAAMHFFPILPNRAVPVVPAAWGRRVPGVLNLLGWHALTRTRAWALAPEIAALRRGEADPKPVVSTAIQAYDAELFPGLEVQLGDAPVTGFPVVPDADGAAVLPDGELSKWLRAGDAPVYAGFGSMPMTDPLEVERMVREVCRRQGRRLLLAGGMFRAGISPDVAVVAQLDHRAVLPLCAVAIHHGGAGTTAAALRAGVPSVICSVQADQPFWGRQLETLGLGATLPFAHVTADRVEQLLIRATDPTVVLRASAYGMRFRDDGVARAATVVESLAPLDHPASLPNDPVTTLKIGGDR, encoded by the coding sequence ATGAAGGTGCTCCTCGCATTCGCCGGCAGCCGGGGTGACGCACAACCGGGTGTGCTGCTCGGCCGGGAGTTGGCGAACCGAGGGCACCGGGTGACGGTCGCGGTATCGCCGAATCTGGTCGAGTTCGCCGCCGCGCACGGGGTTTCGGCCGTGTCGTTCGGTCTCGACAGCGCGGAGCTACTGCGCGCGCAGCAGGCAGATCGCCGCTTCGCCGCGTGGAACCCGATCGAGCGGGTACGTGCCCTACGGGATCTGCAACGGCGCGGATTCTCCGAGGCCGCGCGGGATCTGCTGGACATCTCCAGTGACACAGACCTGCTCGTCACCGGTATGGCATGCGAGGAAGTCGCCGCCGAGGTCGCGAGGCGACGAGGCCTGCCCTCGGCGGCGATGCACTTCTTCCCGATCCTGCCCAATCGGGCCGTCCCGGTGGTTCCCGCCGCCTGGGGCCGCCGGGTCCCCGGCGTGCTCAATCTGCTGGGCTGGCATGCGCTGACCAGAACCCGCGCCTGGGCCCTCGCTCCGGAGATCGCGGCCCTGCGCCGTGGCGAGGCCGATCCGAAGCCGGTGGTGTCCACCGCAATTCAGGCGTACGACGCCGAGCTGTTTCCCGGGCTCGAGGTCCAGCTCGGCGATGCGCCGGTCACCGGCTTTCCGGTGGTTCCGGATGCGGACGGAGCAGCGGTGCTCCCGGACGGTGAGCTGTCGAAGTGGCTGCGGGCCGGAGACGCTCCCGTGTACGCCGGATTCGGTTCGATGCCCATGACCGATCCGCTCGAGGTGGAGCGGATGGTGCGGGAGGTCTGCCGCCGCCAGGGCAGGCGACTGCTGTTGGCGGGCGGCATGTTCCGCGCGGGTATCAGTCCCGATGTGGCGGTGGTCGCCCAGCTCGACCACCGGGCGGTGCTGCCGCTGTGTGCGGTGGCGATCCATCACGGTGGCGCCGGAACCACGGCGGCGGCACTGCGGGCCGGTGTGCCCTCGGTGATCTGCTCGGTCCAGGCCGATCAGCCGTTCTGGGGCCGGCAACTCGAGACGCTCGGTCTCGGCGCCACCCTGCCCTTCGCGCACGTGACCGCGGATCGGGTGGAGCAGCTGCTGATTCGAGCCACCGACCCGACCGTCGTGCTGCGGGCTTCGGCCTACGGCATGCGCTTTCGTGACGACGGCGTGGCCCGTGCCGCGACCGTCGTGGAATCCCTTGCGCCACTGGATCATCCGGCATCGCTGCCGAACGATCCGGTGACCACCCTCAAGATCGGAGGTGATCGATGA
- a CDS encoding ATP-binding cassette domain-containing protein: MSVENAIETQALGKTFGSLTAVDAVDLRVAAGSVFALLGPNGAGKTTVVRMLATLLRPDGGSAQVFGHDVVRQATAVRSMIGLTGQYAAVDENLTALENLRLFGQLLGLTRRAAARRADELLEEFELTAAARRRVATFSGGMRRRLDLAATLITLPPLIFLDEPTTGLDPHTRERMWTVVRGLVDRGATILLTTQYLEEADALADRIAVIDHGTVVAEGTASELKSSLGEEMLRIDLVEAAQRPLADAAVERITGVTPLHGDTPATLTVPLRDIDSAADVLTACRTSGIRLRGFAVDRPDLNSVFLALTQHSTDRRALS; this comes from the coding sequence ATGAGCGTCGAGAATGCCATCGAAACCCAGGCGCTGGGCAAGACTTTCGGCTCGCTCACCGCCGTGGACGCGGTGGACCTGCGGGTCGCCGCCGGCTCGGTATTCGCACTGCTCGGCCCCAATGGCGCGGGCAAGACGACCGTGGTGCGCATGCTCGCCACGCTGCTGCGGCCGGACGGCGGCAGTGCGCAGGTGTTCGGGCACGATGTGGTGCGGCAGGCGACGGCCGTGCGCTCCATGATCGGGCTCACCGGCCAGTACGCCGCGGTGGACGAGAACCTCACGGCGCTGGAAAACTTGCGGCTGTTCGGGCAATTGCTCGGATTGACCCGCCGGGCCGCCGCCCGCCGCGCGGACGAACTGCTCGAGGAATTCGAACTGACCGCTGCCGCCCGGCGGCGCGTGGCCACCTTCTCCGGCGGTATGCGCCGCCGGCTGGATCTGGCGGCCACGCTGATCACGCTGCCGCCCCTGATCTTCCTGGACGAGCCGACCACCGGACTCGATCCGCACACCCGCGAACGCATGTGGACGGTGGTGCGCGGACTGGTGGATCGCGGCGCGACCATCCTGCTGACCACCCAGTACCTGGAGGAGGCCGACGCGCTCGCCGACCGCATCGCCGTCATCGATCACGGCACCGTGGTCGCGGAAGGCACTGCGAGCGAACTCAAGTCGTCGCTCGGGGAGGAGATGCTGCGCATCGACCTCGTCGAGGCGGCGCAGCGCCCGCTGGCCGATGCGGCCGTCGAACGCATTACCGGAGTCACTCCGCTGCACGGGGATACACCCGCCACGCTCACGGTTCCGCTGCGCGATATCGACAGTGCCGCCGATGTGCTCACCGCCTGCCGCACCAGCGGTATCCGCCTGCGCGGCTTCGCCGTGGACCGCCCGGATCTGAATTCGGTCTTCCTCGCCCTCACCCAGCATTCGACAGACAGGAGGGCACTCTCATGA